In Streptomyces sp. P9-A4, the genomic window CTCGGTCGCCGAGCGGGTCGGGCTGACCCAGCAGGGGCTGCTGCACTATTTCCCGACGAAGGAGGCGCTGCTCGTCGCCGTCCTGGAGGAGCGGGACCGCTGGGACACCAGCGGCGGCCGGGACCGCGAGGGCTGGCGGCTCGACCTAATCGCATCCCTCGTCGAGTACAACGCGATGCGGCCCGGCATCGTGCAGACCTTCTCCGCGCTGCTCGGCGAGAGCGTGACGGACGGGCACCCGGCACGGGAGTTCTTCACCGAGCGGTACGCGCAGGTGCGGGCGAACATGGCGGACGTGCTGCGCACGGAGTTCGGCGACCGGCTGCCGGGCGGGCTCACCCCGGAGCGGGCGGCGCCCCTCCTCACGGCGGTGATGGACGGCCTCCAGTACCAGTGGCTACTGGACCCCTCGGCCGTCGACATGCCGGGCGCCTTCCGGGACTTCCTGCGGCTGCTGTCCGGGGACGACGAGGCGGACACCGACTAGCGGGTGTCCGGCGGCCGGGAGCCGGCGGGCCATGGGGAGCCGGCACAGGCGTCGCGGGGTCCCGTGCTTTCCCGCGCGGCGGGCGCGCGGGAGGATGGGGGCCATGATCGTCGCAGCCACCCAGTTCGCCCCGGTCGCCGGGGACATCGAAGCCAACGTCCGTACGATCGCCGGGCTGGTCCGGGGCGGAGGGGGCCCGGGTCGTGGTCTTCGCCGAGCTCTCGCTCACCGGGTACGAGCCGTCCCTGATCCGGGACACCCCCGGTCTGGTCCTCGACGAGGACGACCCCCGCCTCGCTCCCGTACGGGAGGCCTGCCGGACGGCCGGTGCGGCGGCCGTGGTCAACGGGCCGGTACGGACCGGCGGTTCACGCCCCGGGATCACCACGCTGGTGATCGGTCCGGACGGCTCGCTCCTCGCCCGCTACGACAAGCAGCACCTGTACGGGGTCGAGGCGGAGGCCTTCGAACCGGGCTCCACCGACGGGCGGTTCGCGCTCGACGGGGTCCGGTTCGCCCTGGCGACCTGCTACGACAACCGCTTCCCCGAGCTGGCGGAGCGGGCCGCCGCCGACGGCTGCGGGGTGTACCTGGCGAGTTCGGTGCTCGGCGCCGACAACGACTCGTTCGAGCGGGTGTACCCGGTACGGGCCAGGGACTTCGGTCTGTACGTGGTGCTCGGCAACGCCCTGGGGGCCAACGAGGAGTGCGTGGGCGTCGGCGCGGCGGGCGCCTGGGGCCCGGACGGCGAGCGGATCGCGGACGCGGGCGGGACGGAACCGGGGTTCGCGCTGGCGGAGGTCGGCTGAGTCAGGGGCACGGAGAAGCCGGGCGGCGGGACGGAGGACCCGGAGGTGCCGGGCGGCGGGGAAACGGAGAAGCCGGGCGGCCGTGGGACATTCGGCCGCCCGGCTCCGGGGAGGCCGTCACGGAACCCCCGGTCCGCGACGACGCCCCGCCCCCGTTACGGGGCGCTCAGGCCCAGCGTGTACGCGCCGGAGCCGCTGTACGCGTGGACCACGTACCGGTAGTAGCCCGCGGTGCCGTAGTAGCTGGTGTCCTCGTCGGCCGTCGCCGTGCCGCCGACGGCCACGTCCACCCAGGTCGCCCCGTTCCACTTCTGGAGGTAGAGGTCGAAGTCGGTGCCGGCCGGGCCGCGCAGGCAGCCCACGTGGGTGCCCGAGGTCGCCGAGTAGTAGTACGAGCCGTCCGGCTGGGCCTCGGCCTGACCGGAGGACAGGGTGCCCTGGTAGCTGTACTCGGTGTTGTCGCAGCCGGTGGGCGGGGTCGTGTCGCCGACCGACAGCTGGTAGGTGACCGTGTGGGTGGCGGAGCCCGTACCGGTGACCGTGATCGGGTACGTGCCGTTGGCCGCGCCCGCGTCGACCTGGACGGTCATCGTGGACGAGGAGCCCGAGGTCACCGAGTCGGGGCTGAAGGAGACCTTGACCCCGGTCGGGGCGCCGCTCGCGGTGAGCTGGACGGTCTGCGCGCTGCCGCCGGTGGTGGAGGTGTTCACCGTGGAGGTGGCGGTGCCGCCGGCCTGGACCGAGCCCGAGGACGGGTTCAGGGCGAGCGAGAAGTCCGGGGTGGTGGTGCCGCCGCAGTCGGTCTCACCGGACTGGGCGGGGACGCCGACCGCGTTCCAGGCCGCCTTCACGGCGTTGCACTCGGCGCTGCCGTAGGTGTTCTTGGCGCTGGTCAGGGTCGCCTTGCGGGCGGCGAGGTGGTTCCAGGAGGAGGTCTTCATGAGCAGGGCGCCCATGAAGATCTTGCCGGCCTTCTGGATGCCGATGCCGGTCACGGAGGACGGACCGCCGGAGCATATGGGGCTGTTGGGCTTGCCGCCGCCCGGGCTGGAGCCCTCGGCGAGCAGGTAGAACCAGTGGTTCTGCGGCCCCGCCGCCGCGTGCACCTCGGTGCCTGAGCTCAACTGCGGGTAACAGTTGGGGGCGTTGTCGGCGAGCGAGGGGTTGTACATGTAGCGGATCGGCTTGTTGTCGCCGAGGAAGTTCAGCTTCTCGCCGACCGTGTAGTCCGGGGTGTCGTTCGGGTTGTTGGCGTAGTGCTCGGTGAGCGCGCCGAAGATGTCGCCCGTCGACTCGTTCATGCCGCCGTTCTCGTTGGACGAGCCCGAGCTGCCCGGCGTCCGGTCGAAGACCTCGTGGCCGTACTCGTGCGCCACGACGTCGATGCCGGTGAGCTGCATGGTGCCGCCCTGGTTGCGGCCGTACGTGGTCTTCGTACCGTCGTAGTACGCGTTGACCTCGCTCAGTCCGGCGCGGGCCGGGACCATGCCGCCCTGGCCGTTCTGGCCGTTGTAGCCGAACCACTCCTTGAGCATGGAGTGTTCCTTCTGCGCCGCGTACATGATGTCGACGCAGGCGGTCACGAGGTCGTTGGCGCCGTTGTTGCCCCAGGGCGAGGAGCCCGTGTACGCGCTGCCGTTCTGCCCGCCGCACTTGAAGCCGCCGCGGGTGGTGTCCGTCATGGAGCTCGCGGCGGTGTCGATGGTGACGTTGCCGTTGTGGTAGCCGCGGCCGTCGGCGTGCAGGATCTTGTCGGTGGCGCG contains:
- a CDS encoding TetR/AcrR family transcriptional regulator; this encodes MVRARSEERRADILRAALEVIAERGYRGATLGSVAERVGLTQQGLLHYFPTKEALLVAVLEERDRWDTSGGRDREGWRLDLIASLVEYNAMRPGIVQTFSALLGESVTDGHPAREFFTERYAQVRANMADVLRTEFGDRLPGGLTPERAAPLLTAVMDGLQYQWLLDPSAVDMPGAFRDFLRLLSGDDEADTD
- a CDS encoding carbon-nitrogen hydrolase family protein, translated to MVFAELSLTGYEPSLIRDTPGLVLDEDDPRLAPVREACRTAGAAAVVNGPVRTGGSRPGITTLVIGPDGSLLARYDKQHLYGVEAEAFEPGSTDGRFALDGVRFALATCYDNRFPELAERAAADGCGVYLASSVLGADNDSFERVYPVRARDFGLYVVLGNALGANEECVGVGAAGAWGPDGERIADAGGTEPGFALAEVG
- a CDS encoding M4 family metallopeptidase — translated: MHPTRLTAAVAALALSASLATALAGTATAAPQAQPVPPGHGKSLALAAADGAAASGLDELRHGADEDLVRTSVTPWANGLYYAAYERTYRGLPVVGGDAVVVSDSTGKVREVTGARAPAIKISTRAGVSAAAALATARKQLASVESASAPEPTVLLKDGKAVLTWHTLVIGRTAQDAPSSLDTFVDARTGSVARATDKILHADGRGYHNGNVTIDTAASSMTDTTRGGFKCGGQNGSAYTGSSPWGNNGANDLVTACVDIMYAAQKEHSMLKEWFGYNGQNGQGGMVPARAGLSEVNAYYDGTKTTYGRNQGGTMQLTGIDVVAHEYGHEVFDRTPGSSGSSNENGGMNESTGDIFGALTEHYANNPNDTPDYTVGEKLNFLGDNKPIRYMYNPSLADNAPNCYPQLSSGTEVHAAAGPQNHWFYLLAEGSSPGGGKPNSPICSGGPSSVTGIGIQKAGKIFMGALLMKTSSWNHLAARKATLTSAKNTYGSAECNAVKAAWNAVGVPAQSGETDCGGTTTPDFSLALNPSSGSVQAGGTATSTVNTSTTGGSAQTVQLTASGAPTGVKVSFSPDSVTSGSSSTMTVQVDAGAANGTYPITVTGTGSATHTVTYQLSVGDTTPPTGCDNTEYSYQGTLSSGQAEAQPDGSYYYSATSGTHVGCLRGPAGTDFDLYLQKWNGATWVDVAVGGTATADEDTSYYGTAGYYRYVVHAYSGSGAYTLGLSAP